The following are from one region of the Hymenobacter radiodurans genome:
- a CDS encoding type IX secretion component PorD family protein has product MRNLLFAFCCLFLLLVRPAQAQELLAEVSVTTENVTIADQQLVQQMRTDIQSFLNTRTWTNVTYRPEERIRFRLFVGITAIPQTGSYKATARIITERPVYGTGYQTNLLSFADRGWSFNYSPRIRSTIPTTYLCPICRRC; this is encoded by the coding sequence ATGCGTAACCTGCTGTTTGCATTCTGCTGTCTGTTTTTGCTGCTGGTACGCCCGGCTCAAGCTCAGGAGCTATTGGCTGAAGTAAGCGTGACCACCGAAAATGTGACTATCGCTGATCAGCAACTCGTGCAGCAGATGCGGACGGACATCCAGTCGTTTCTGAACACGCGCACTTGGACCAACGTCACGTATCGGCCCGAGGAGCGTATTCGGTTTCGGTTGTTTGTAGGCATCACGGCCATTCCCCAAACCGGCTCCTATAAAGCCACTGCGCGCATTATCACGGAGCGGCCCGTGTACGGTACGGGGTATCAAACCAATCTGCTGTCGTTTGCCGACCGGGGTTGGTCGTTTAATTATTCCCCCAGAATCCGCTCGACTATTCCGACAACGTATTTGTGTCCAATCTGTCGTCGCTGCTGA
- the coaBC gene encoding bifunctional phosphopantothenoylcysteine decarboxylase/phosphopantothenate--cysteine ligase CoaBC, whose protein sequence is MTSFQNLIMRVLITAGPTYEPIDPVRFIGNHSTGKMGYALAEAFAARGANVTLVSGPTQLRIHHPLIEVVAVQTADEMYAAAAKIAPQADVWVFAAAVADYKPRSMAPNKIKKDGDTLTLELVKNIDIAATLGKQKRPEQFSVGFALETNDEEAHARAKLQRKNFDLIVLNSLRDAGAGFGHDTNKVTLLTAGGQMSIFELKPKTEVAHDIVQTVLASLSALSAPHA, encoded by the coding sequence ATGACCAGCTTTCAAAACCTCATTATGCGCGTCCTCATCACGGCTGGCCCAACGTACGAACCCATTGATCCAGTGCGCTTTATCGGTAACCACTCAACCGGTAAGATGGGTTACGCGCTAGCCGAAGCCTTTGCGGCTCGGGGGGCAAATGTGACGCTGGTAAGCGGCCCAACGCAACTCCGCATTCACCATCCACTCATTGAGGTGGTAGCAGTGCAGACGGCTGACGAAATGTACGCCGCTGCCGCAAAAATTGCCCCCCAGGCCGATGTGTGGGTATTTGCCGCCGCCGTAGCCGATTATAAGCCGCGGTCAATGGCCCCAAACAAGATCAAGAAAGATGGCGATACGCTGACCTTAGAGTTGGTGAAGAACATTGACATTGCCGCTACGCTGGGCAAACAGAAGCGCCCTGAACAATTTTCGGTGGGTTTTGCGTTAGAAACAAATGATGAGGAAGCCCACGCTCGCGCCAAACTCCAGCGTAAGAATTTCGACCTCATTGTGCTCAACTCTCTGCGCGACGCCGGTGCGGGCTTCGGCCACGATACCAACAAAGTGACGCTGCTGACCGCTGGGGGGCAAATGTCTATCTTTGAATTGAAGCCCAAGACCGAAGTAGCCCACGACATTGTGCAAACCGTTTTGGCGTCGCTTTCTGCCTTATCTGCTCCCCATGCGTAA
- a CDS encoding flavoprotein, translating into MALQGRKILLGVCGSIAAYKSALLVRLLVKAGAEVQVILTASASAFVTPLTLGTLSKNPVLTGFLKNEAAGEWHNHVDLGLWADALVIAPASANTVAQLANGHCPNLLAAVYLSARCPVFLAPAMDLDMYAHPAVTENLARLRRFGNHVFDSPPGELASGLSGPGRMLEPEDIMRKLEEFFSN; encoded by the coding sequence ATGGCGCTGCAAGGCCGTAAAATTTTGCTGGGCGTGTGCGGGAGCATTGCCGCGTATAAGTCCGCCCTCTTGGTGCGACTCCTGGTAAAGGCCGGGGCTGAGGTGCAAGTCATTCTGACTGCCTCGGCCTCGGCCTTTGTTACGCCCCTTACCCTCGGTACATTATCCAAGAATCCGGTTCTGACAGGGTTTTTGAAGAATGAAGCGGCCGGTGAGTGGCACAACCATGTGGATTTGGGCCTGTGGGCCGATGCGCTTGTCATTGCCCCGGCTAGCGCCAATACGGTAGCTCAGTTAGCGAATGGGCATTGCCCTAATCTGCTGGCCGCGGTGTACCTCTCAGCCCGTTGCCCCGTGTTTTTGGCGCCCGCTATGGACCTAGATATGTACGCGCATCCAGCCGTAACGGAAAACCTTGCTCGCTTGCGCCGTTTCGGCAACCACGTGTTCGATTCACCCCCTGGCGAGCTGGCAAGTGGCCTTTCAGGTCCGGGCCGGATGCTGGAGCCGGAGGATATCATGCGGAAGCTAGAGGAGTTTTTTAGTAACTAG
- a CDS encoding DNA-directed RNA polymerase subunit omega, producing MKTPNNVPASIVTRNLSEFADQTGNVYESLAIISKRANQISVTLKEELNSKLAEFATTVDNLEEVFENREQIEISKYYERLPKPTNLAVEEFLEGKVYFSTPAEGETPARAAE from the coding sequence ATGAAAACTCCGAATAACGTCCCCGCTTCCATCGTAACCCGCAACCTGTCGGAATTTGCTGACCAGACCGGCAACGTGTATGAGTCGCTGGCTATCATTTCTAAGCGGGCTAACCAGATTTCTGTTACGCTGAAGGAAGAGCTGAACAGCAAGCTGGCCGAGTTTGCCACCACGGTCGACAACCTGGAAGAAGTATTTGAAAACCGCGAGCAGATCGAGATTTCCAAGTACTATGAGCGTCTGCCTAAGCCTACTAACCTGGCTGTAGAAGAGTTTTTGGAAGGCAAAGTATACTTCTCTACGCCCGCTGAAGGCGAGACGCCAGCCCGCGCTGCCGAGTAA
- a CDS encoding outer membrane protein assembly factor BamD encodes MPLFRPTFFLLLLSALLLGSCSGYQKLLKSDDVNKKYTAAIKYYDEGDFFKAGTLLEELIPLLRGRPEAEKAQFFFANTNFRQRNYTLASYYFKSFFETYPNSTYAEEASFMYAKSLFRDSPEFELDQTNTFTALEAIQDFLNRYPTSQFRPETESMSQELQKKLDIKAFESARLYYQLRYYQSAVVAFTAFQQQFPASAYNEEAAYLKVAAQYYYAKESVEQKQRERYLEAIAFYQSFVDTYPQSKNLKQAEAFYDDARAEVAKLKPAPDAAVN; translated from the coding sequence ATGCCCTTGTTTCGCCCTACCTTCTTTCTGTTGTTACTGAGCGCTTTGCTGCTCGGCTCGTGCAGTGGCTACCAAAAGCTGCTCAAGAGCGACGACGTGAATAAAAAATACACTGCTGCCATTAAGTATTATGATGAAGGCGACTTCTTCAAGGCTGGTACTCTGCTGGAAGAGCTAATTCCGCTCTTGCGTGGCCGCCCAGAGGCGGAGAAAGCTCAGTTCTTCTTTGCTAATACGAACTTCCGTCAACGGAATTACACCTTGGCTTCGTATTACTTTAAGTCGTTTTTCGAGACATATCCCAATTCGACCTACGCTGAAGAGGCTTCGTTTATGTACGCCAAGTCGCTTTTTCGCGACTCACCGGAGTTTGAACTCGATCAGACCAACACTTTCACGGCACTGGAAGCGATTCAGGATTTTCTGAATCGCTACCCCACCAGCCAGTTCCGTCCCGAAACGGAAAGTATGTCGCAGGAGTTGCAGAAGAAGCTGGATATCAAGGCTTTTGAAAGTGCGCGGCTTTACTATCAGCTGCGGTATTATCAGTCGGCGGTAGTCGCGTTTACAGCTTTCCAGCAACAGTTTCCGGCCTCTGCCTACAATGAAGAAGCCGCTTATCTGAAGGTAGCTGCCCAGTATTATTACGCCAAGGAAAGTGTGGAGCAAAAGCAGCGTGAGCGGTACTTGGAGGCTATTGCCTTCTACCAAAGCTTCGTTGATACGTATCCGCAGAGCAAAAACCTGAAACAGGCGGAGGCATTTTATGACGATGCCCGCGCTGAGGTGGCTAAGCTCAAACCTGCCCCCGACGCTGCCGTCAATTAG
- a CDS encoding OstA-like protein codes for MRFLRLLFFLLLLPLAVLAQQRPTPKGGTPPKGQRIELLTAGELVGGDFNGVEIRKLIGNVSFKQQNTFIYCDSAYQYIGRNALEAFSNVRIVENDTLTITGDQAFYDGDTRKARMTGNVVMRDPRMTLITQALDYDLNRKQAYYTNNGRLTDPENTLTSQRGYYNTATKVFSFRRDVRLTTKDNLITTDSLQYNTVSKIAYFFGPTRITGQEGRSLYAENGYYNTITRVSNFQRNAKIETPDYLLGGDKLVYDEARQYGVATGNVSMTSKKDNIVIRGDVGRYWRALGKAKVYGTPVMRNISDRDTLFLAADTLMSVEGQPGQTSGGIIYAFPKVRIFRADLQGRCDSLTYDRQDSIIYLNRNPILWSDKNQLTSDSMEIQQRRGKIDQMRLYANAFIVGQDTLLNFNQVKGRNMVAYFGDNKIKKVDVVGNAESLYFALEGDTTTTGMNKAVSATMALRFADNKLQTITFQTNPDASFIPPHELKEEDKTLKGMQWRIKERPSRRATLGKHFNPPAKAKPKKTNTKTQKSPPKAKPKAAPNAKKPPAARYLFVRRSIKRSVPLLLASSAFPAV; via the coding sequence ATGCGTTTTCTACGACTCCTCTTTTTTCTGTTGTTGCTGCCCCTGGCTGTGCTGGCCCAGCAACGCCCGACCCCCAAAGGCGGCACTCCACCCAAAGGCCAACGCATTGAGCTACTGACGGCAGGCGAGCTGGTAGGCGGTGATTTCAACGGAGTAGAAATTCGCAAGCTGATTGGGAATGTGAGCTTTAAGCAGCAGAACACCTTTATCTACTGCGATTCGGCTTATCAATATATTGGGCGTAATGCGTTGGAGGCGTTCAGCAATGTGCGCATTGTAGAAAACGATACGCTGACGATTACCGGCGACCAAGCCTTTTACGACGGCGACACGCGCAAAGCGCGCATGACGGGCAACGTAGTGATGCGCGACCCGCGCATGACCCTCATTACGCAGGCCCTCGACTACGACCTGAACCGCAAGCAAGCATATTATACCAATAATGGCCGGCTGACTGACCCCGAAAATACACTTACCAGCCAGCGAGGGTACTATAATACGGCGACGAAAGTGTTCAGCTTTCGGCGCGACGTGCGCTTGACTACCAAAGACAACCTCATTACTACTGACTCTTTGCAGTATAATACGGTGTCGAAGATTGCTTACTTCTTTGGCCCAACGCGCATTACGGGGCAGGAGGGACGCAGCCTGTATGCTGAGAACGGCTATTATAACACGATTACTCGCGTTTCTAACTTTCAGCGCAACGCCAAGATTGAGACGCCTGACTATCTGCTTGGGGGCGACAAGCTGGTGTACGACGAAGCTCGGCAGTACGGGGTGGCTACCGGCAATGTGTCGATGACTTCCAAGAAAGATAACATCGTGATTCGGGGTGATGTGGGGCGCTATTGGCGGGCATTGGGGAAAGCCAAAGTGTACGGCACGCCCGTGATGCGTAATATTTCGGATCGTGACACGCTGTTTTTAGCCGCCGATACGCTGATGAGTGTGGAAGGGCAGCCAGGGCAAACGTCGGGGGGCATTATTTACGCCTTTCCCAAAGTGCGCATCTTCCGCGCCGACTTGCAGGGCCGCTGCGACTCGCTGACCTATGACCGGCAAGACTCCATTATTTACTTGAACCGCAATCCGATTCTGTGGAGTGACAAAAATCAGCTCACCTCGGATAGCATGGAAATACAGCAGCGTCGCGGCAAAATCGACCAGATGCGCCTGTATGCCAACGCTTTCATTGTGGGCCAGGATACCTTGCTCAACTTCAACCAAGTGAAGGGGCGCAACATGGTGGCGTACTTCGGTGATAACAAAATAAAAAAAGTTGACGTGGTTGGCAACGCGGAGAGCCTCTACTTTGCTCTTGAGGGTGACACCACCACGACCGGCATGAATAAAGCAGTTAGCGCCACGATGGCGCTTCGCTTTGCCGACAACAAGCTTCAAACCATCACCTTCCAAACCAACCCCGACGCCAGCTTTATTCCGCCCCACGAGCTTAAAGAGGAAGACAAAACCTTGAAAGGCATGCAGTGGCGCATCAAGGAACGACCAAGCCGTCGGGCTACGTTAGGAAAACACTTCAACCCGCCCGCCAAAGCGAAACCAAAAAAGACGAATACCAAGACCCAAAAAAGCCCCCCAAAGGCAAAACCAAAAGCCGCCCCGAACGCCAAAAAGCCCCCAGCCGCTCGGTACCTGTTCGTGCGGCGGTCAATTAAAAGAAGCGTTCCGCTACTGCTAGCGTCGTCCGCGTTTCCTGCCGTTTGA
- the tilS gene encoding tRNA lysidine(34) synthetase TilS: MLDRVRQFIEEKNLFSPTTDQLLVAVSGGIDSVALADVLYRLEVPFAIAHCHFGLRGEEADADEQFVRKLAKKYDVPYFAEFFQTKEFATQEGISTQMAARALRYEWFERIRQTQQLSYIATAHHQRDAAETMLLNLTHGTGLAGLHGIQAKNGYVIRPFLSIGKEDLFEYVMENRLVWREDASNDSTTYQRNRLRHDVLPVLREINPNLDQTLEHTAERVGGAEEIVRRYVADTAAQAQTEEEEVTYFNIATLQATAAITLVLHELLRPFNFSFPVTKEIVAAFKATAGRRFESPTHTLVKDRDQLVITRKNLTSFGTYQLQAGQTKLVAEGMHLTADLQEAEGFGVLRKKNEAALDADRLQFPLTVRRWQEGDWFMPIGMKGKKKISDFLIDQKVPLNLKDDVRVLVTADQRIAWVIGFRPDERYKVTEETQRVLLLRRM; this comes from the coding sequence ATGCTCGACCGTGTCCGCCAGTTTATCGAAGAAAAAAACCTCTTCTCCCCCACCACCGACCAGCTTCTAGTTGCCGTGAGTGGAGGCATCGATTCCGTGGCTCTGGCCGACGTGTTGTACCGGCTGGAAGTGCCGTTTGCTATTGCGCATTGCCACTTTGGGCTGCGCGGCGAAGAGGCCGATGCCGATGAGCAATTTGTGCGCAAGCTGGCCAAGAAATATGATGTCCCTTACTTCGCCGAGTTCTTTCAAACCAAAGAATTTGCTACCCAAGAAGGTATTTCTACCCAAATGGCGGCCCGGGCGCTGCGCTACGAGTGGTTTGAGCGCATCCGCCAAACGCAGCAGCTTAGCTACATTGCCACCGCCCACCACCAGCGCGACGCTGCCGAAACCATGTTACTCAACCTGACGCACGGCACTGGGTTGGCTGGCTTGCACGGTATTCAGGCCAAAAACGGTTACGTCATTCGGCCCTTCCTAAGCATTGGCAAAGAAGACCTGTTCGAGTATGTGATGGAAAACCGCCTAGTATGGCGTGAGGATGCCTCCAACGATAGCACCACGTATCAGCGCAACCGTCTGCGCCACGATGTGCTACCCGTGCTGCGCGAAATCAATCCTAACCTCGACCAGACCCTGGAGCACACGGCCGAGCGCGTGGGTGGAGCCGAGGAAATTGTGCGCCGCTATGTGGCCGACACTGCTGCCCAAGCGCAGACAGAGGAAGAGGAGGTAACCTATTTCAACATTGCCACCCTGCAAGCTACGGCAGCCATCACGCTGGTTTTGCATGAGTTGCTGCGACCGTTCAATTTCTCTTTCCCGGTTACAAAAGAGATTGTGGCCGCCTTTAAAGCCACCGCGGGCCGCCGCTTCGAGTCGCCGACACATACGCTGGTGAAGGACCGCGACCAGTTGGTTATTACCCGCAAAAACCTCACAAGCTTCGGCACTTACCAGCTACAGGCGGGCCAAACCAAGCTAGTTGCCGAGGGCATGCACCTCACGGCCGACTTGCAGGAGGCAGAAGGATTCGGCGTGCTCCGAAAGAAAAACGAAGCGGCGCTTGATGCCGACCGTCTTCAATTCCCGCTCACCGTGCGGCGCTGGCAGGAAGGCGACTGGTTTATGCCCATCGGGATGAAGGGCAAGAAAAAAATCAGTGACTTTCTCATCGACCAAAAAGTGCCGCTCAACCTCAAGGACGACGTGCGCGTGCTCGTAACCGCCGACCAGCGTATTGCCTGGGTTATCGGTTTCCGACCCGATGAGCGGTATAAAGTGACGGAGGAAACCCAACGGGTGTTGCTGTTGCGCCGAATGTAG
- the mdh gene encoding malate dehydrogenase, producing the protein MKVTVVGAGNVGATCADVLATREIANEIVLVDIKEGFAEGKALDIWQKAPIIGYDSRTVGVTGDYSRTADSEVVVITSGLPRKPGMSRDDLISTNAGIVKSVTEQVVKYSPNAIIIVVSNPLDVMTYQAHLTSGLPREKVFGMAGILDTARYRAFLAEALNVSPKDIQAVLMGGHGDTMVPLPRYTTVGGIPVTELIGKAELDAIVQRTAVGGGELVKLMGTSAWYAPGAAAAQMVEAIVRDQRRVFPVCIKLEGEYGIDGVYLGAPVILGKNGIERVIELQLNDEEKQLLETSRGHVKEVMEALDKMTQTA; encoded by the coding sequence ATGAAAGTTACCGTAGTTGGGGCTGGCAACGTGGGCGCCACTTGCGCTGATGTACTCGCCACCCGCGAAATCGCCAACGAAATTGTTCTCGTTGATATTAAGGAAGGCTTCGCCGAAGGCAAAGCGCTGGACATCTGGCAGAAAGCTCCTATTATTGGTTACGACTCCCGTACCGTAGGCGTCACCGGCGACTATAGCCGCACCGCCGACTCCGAGGTGGTTGTTATTACTTCCGGATTGCCCCGCAAGCCCGGCATGAGCCGCGACGACCTGATTTCGACCAACGCTGGCATCGTAAAATCGGTAACGGAGCAGGTGGTGAAGTACTCGCCCAACGCCATTATCATCGTCGTTTCTAACCCCCTCGACGTGATGACCTACCAAGCCCACCTCACCTCCGGCTTGCCCCGCGAGAAGGTATTCGGCATGGCTGGCATCTTGGACACGGCCCGCTACCGCGCTTTCCTAGCCGAAGCTCTGAACGTGAGCCCCAAAGACATTCAGGCAGTACTGATGGGTGGCCACGGCGACACCATGGTTCCCCTGCCCCGCTACACTACGGTGGGCGGTATTCCGGTAACCGAGCTTATTGGCAAAGCCGAGCTTGATGCTATCGTGCAGCGCACCGCCGTTGGTGGTGGCGAGTTAGTGAAGCTGATGGGTACTTCGGCCTGGTACGCTCCCGGTGCTGCCGCAGCTCAGATGGTAGAAGCCATCGTGCGCGACCAGCGCCGCGTGTTCCCCGTTTGCATTAAGTTAGAAGGCGAATACGGTATCGACGGCGTTTACCTTGGTGCTCCAGTTATTCTGGGTAAAAATGGTATTGAGCGCGTTATCGAGCTGCAACTCAATGATGAAGAGAAACAGTTGCTCGAAACCTCGCGTGGCCACGTGAAAGAGGTAATGGAAGCGCTGGACAAAATGACTCAGACTGCTTAG
- a CDS encoding rhomboid family intramembrane serine protease, translating into MSIVNDIRTAFSRRDNALNQLLLINIIVFVVLILIKAVAFLAGGAGIYETIVRLFSLPADLGALVRRPWSVLTYAFLHQGFLHIIFNLLNLYWFGSLVREYLGDRKLVSLYILGALAGAALFLLAYNLVPAYRNGPLAEVLGASGAVTAIIVAAATLLPDYTFSLILIGPVKIKYIAIVIVIISLAGIDGGNAGGEIAHIGGAIFGFSFIKLLQRGTDLGRPVQAIGDWLGGLFSGRPRLRVTHRNQPAEPAATRKGNIVKPEQDEIDLILDKISRSGYESLSKDEKQKLFRASQK; encoded by the coding sequence ATGAGTATTGTAAACGATATCCGCACCGCCTTTAGCCGCCGCGACAATGCCTTGAATCAGCTTTTGCTGATTAACATCATCGTATTTGTTGTGCTAATTCTGATCAAGGCGGTAGCGTTTTTGGCTGGAGGCGCGGGCATTTACGAGACCATTGTGCGCCTCTTTAGCCTGCCCGCCGACTTGGGGGCGTTGGTTCGGCGGCCTTGGTCGGTGCTGACGTATGCTTTTCTCCACCAAGGCTTTCTGCACATTATTTTTAATCTGCTGAACCTGTACTGGTTTGGCTCTTTGGTGCGCGAGTACCTCGGCGACCGAAAGCTGGTGAGCCTGTATATTCTGGGCGCCTTGGCCGGTGCGGCGTTGTTTCTGTTGGCTTACAACTTGGTGCCGGCTTACCGCAACGGGCCATTGGCAGAAGTGTTAGGCGCCTCGGGCGCTGTCACGGCTATTATTGTGGCCGCGGCCACGTTGTTGCCCGATTACACTTTTAGCCTGATCCTGATTGGCCCGGTCAAGATTAAGTATATCGCCATTGTCATCGTTATTATTTCCTTGGCGGGCATTGATGGTGGTAACGCGGGGGGCGAAATCGCGCATATTGGGGGCGCAATTTTCGGCTTCAGCTTTATCAAGCTGCTTCAGCGAGGCACTGATTTAGGGCGGCCGGTGCAAGCCATCGGTGACTGGCTTGGGGGGCTTTTTTCTGGGCGGCCGCGTCTGCGGGTTACACACCGTAATCAACCTGCTGAGCCCGCCGCTACGCGTAAAGGCAATATTGTTAAGCCTGAGCAAGACGAGATTGACTTAATTCTGGATAAGATTTCCCGCTCCGGTTACGAGAGCTTATCGAAGGATGAAAAGCAGAAGCTGTTCAGGGCAAGCCAGAAGTAA
- a CDS encoding rhomboid family intramembrane serine protease, translating to MFNLTPTVRILLFINIGVFLLATQLGLGWLALYPVGSQSFQPWQFLTYMFMHGGLGHIFGNMFGLISFGPLLEQRWGGQRFLTFWLVCGIGAGILYSGVRFYELNKMNEARLAFQQQPSGVAFADFFRDNAPEARGFEVVAAALQRNPNDAGLIASANETIDAIFSRSFNSPMVGASGALFGILFAFAYLFPNTELMLLFFPFPIKAKYFVALYGIYELYAGFKRVPGDNVAHFAHLGGILIGFILLKLWERNRTRMY from the coding sequence ATGTTTAATCTGACCCCTACAGTTCGCATTCTGCTATTCATAAATATTGGCGTTTTCCTGCTTGCCACGCAGTTAGGGTTGGGCTGGTTGGCGTTATATCCAGTGGGTTCACAAAGCTTTCAGCCCTGGCAGTTTCTGACGTATATGTTTATGCACGGCGGGCTGGGGCACATCTTCGGCAATATGTTCGGCCTTATTTCCTTCGGGCCACTGCTGGAGCAGCGCTGGGGTGGTCAGCGGTTCCTGACGTTCTGGTTAGTCTGCGGTATCGGGGCTGGCATTCTGTATTCGGGGGTGCGGTTTTATGAGTTGAATAAAATGAACGAAGCGCGGCTGGCGTTTCAGCAGCAGCCTTCCGGCGTAGCCTTCGCCGACTTCTTTCGCGATAATGCCCCCGAAGCCCGCGGCTTCGAAGTGGTGGCCGCTGCCTTACAGCGCAACCCGAATGATGCTGGCCTGATTGCTTCCGCAAATGAAACTATCGATGCCATTTTTAGCCGCAGCTTCAACTCGCCGATGGTGGGGGCCTCGGGCGCGCTGTTTGGTATTTTGTTCGCGTTCGCCTATTTATTTCCCAACACGGAGTTGATGCTCCTGTTCTTTCCCTTTCCGATCAAGGCCAAATATTTCGTCGCTTTGTATGGCATCTATGAGCTTTATGCGGGTTTCAAGCGGGTACCGGGCGACAATGTGGCGCACTTTGCCCACTTGGGTGGAATATTGATTGGCTTCATTTTGTTGAAACTCTGGGAGCGGAATCGCACCCGGATGTACTAA
- the mutL gene encoding DNA mismatch repair endonuclease MutL, translating into MADVIQLLPEYLANQIAAGEVVQRPASVVKELLENAVDAGASQVQLIIKDAGKQLVQVVDNGAGMSPTDARMSLERHATSKIRSTEDLFRIRTLGFRGEALASIAAVAQLELRTKQREYDTGTLLLVEGSQVMSQQPVACPDGTSIAVKNLFYNVPARRNFLKSNAVEMRHILDEFQHVALANPQTTFSLYQNELEVFNLPAGKLSQRIVALLGNGYKEQLAACEEVTPFITVKGFIGKPESAKKSRGDQFFFVNNRFIRSAYLNHAVLAAYEGLLPRDTHPFYVLFLELDPKTIDINVHPTKTEIKFEDEKTVYAIVRAAVKQSLGIHNMAPSLDFEGDVNFAPIRPLRSSGASHNSFSDEYRPDALSAAAAQAASPSPRERQPDRFAPQDRNLPPRPTDQAKRDLEDFYRSLGQTALPDVEAEATDTLPPSDDELVMVETANPELPLRENQSGPGSKVIQVHQQYVLVPVKSGVMLIDQLAARERILYEQYAQALERESGASQTLLFPRTVTFSPADFAVLREVTDSLHALGFRFTEFGPHTIAVEGIPADVPARDEKELFEGLIEQFRTHAGPVKLDRREQMARALARRVASGAASARLSEVEMNALVDRLFACAVPGYTPDGRKTLVLLELDQLQAFFTR; encoded by the coding sequence ATGGCGGACGTAATCCAATTGCTACCCGAGTATCTCGCTAACCAGATTGCCGCCGGCGAGGTAGTCCAGCGTCCGGCATCCGTGGTAAAGGAATTGCTGGAAAATGCCGTTGACGCAGGCGCTTCGCAGGTGCAGTTGATTATCAAGGATGCTGGTAAGCAACTCGTGCAAGTGGTAGACAACGGTGCCGGGATGTCGCCTACTGATGCCCGCATGAGCTTGGAACGCCATGCTACGAGCAAGATTCGTTCCACCGAGGATTTGTTCCGGATTCGCACGCTCGGCTTTCGGGGTGAGGCGCTGGCTTCCATTGCTGCAGTGGCTCAACTAGAGTTGCGCACCAAACAACGCGAATATGACACCGGTACGCTATTATTGGTTGAAGGCTCCCAGGTAATGAGTCAGCAGCCCGTAGCTTGCCCTGATGGTACCAGCATTGCAGTAAAGAACCTTTTTTACAACGTGCCGGCGCGGCGTAACTTTTTGAAAAGCAACGCGGTAGAGATGCGTCATATCCTGGACGAGTTCCAGCATGTGGCCTTGGCCAATCCGCAGACAACTTTTTCGCTTTATCAGAACGAGCTGGAGGTGTTCAACCTGCCGGCCGGCAAACTCAGTCAGCGCATTGTGGCCTTGCTGGGCAATGGCTACAAAGAGCAGTTGGCGGCCTGCGAAGAGGTGACGCCTTTTATTACCGTTAAGGGGTTTATCGGCAAGCCCGAGTCGGCGAAGAAAAGCCGGGGCGACCAGTTCTTCTTTGTGAATAATCGCTTTATCCGCTCAGCTTACCTTAATCACGCGGTGCTGGCGGCTTATGAAGGTCTTCTGCCCCGCGATACCCATCCGTTTTACGTGCTGTTTCTGGAGCTTGACCCCAAGACCATCGACATCAACGTGCACCCGACCAAGACGGAAATCAAGTTCGAGGACGAGAAGACGGTGTACGCCATTGTGCGGGCGGCCGTGAAGCAATCCTTGGGAATACATAATATGGCACCGTCGCTGGACTTCGAGGGCGATGTGAATTTTGCTCCCATTCGCCCGTTGCGCAGCTCAGGCGCCAGCCACAATTCCTTTTCCGACGAATACCGCCCCGATGCCCTCTCAGCAGCGGCAGCGCAAGCGGCTTCGCCTTCACCGCGCGAGCGGCAACCCGACCGATTTGCCCCCCAGGATCGGAATTTGCCCCCCAGACCTACCGATCAGGCCAAACGGGATTTGGAGGACTTCTACCGCTCACTTGGCCAAACTGCTCTGCCCGATGTAGAGGCCGAAGCCACGGACACGCTGCCACCTTCAGATGATGAGCTGGTAATGGTAGAAACTGCTAACCCCGAATTGCCCTTGCGCGAAAACCAGTCGGGGCCAGGCAGCAAGGTAATTCAGGTGCATCAGCAGTATGTATTGGTGCCGGTGAAATCGGGGGTGATGCTAATTGATCAATTGGCTGCCCGTGAGCGGATTCTGTATGAGCAATATGCCCAGGCCTTGGAGCGCGAAAGCGGCGCTTCGCAAACCTTGCTTTTCCCGCGCACCGTCACGTTTTCGCCCGCCGACTTTGCCGTGCTGCGCGAGGTTACTGATTCTTTGCACGCGCTAGGGTTTCGCTTTACCGAATTTGGTCCCCACACCATTGCCGTAGAAGGCATCCCGGCCGATGTGCCAGCGCGCGACGAGAAGGAATTGTTTGAAGGCCTGATTGAGCAGTTTCGCACGCACGCCGGACCCGTGAAGCTGGATCGGCGAGAACAAATGGCCCGGGCCTTGGCGCGCCGCGTGGCGAGTGGCGCGGCAAGTGCCCGCTTGTCGGAAGTAGAGATGAACGCTTTAGTAGATCGACTTTTTGCCTGCGCTGTGCCTGGGTACACACCTGATGGGCGCAAAACGCTGGTGCTTTTAGAGCTTGATCAACTGCAAGCATTCTTTACTCGATAA